One segment of Alistipes finegoldii DSM 17242 DNA contains the following:
- a CDS encoding endonuclease/exonuclease/phosphatase family protein, whose product MKKLLFTLLFCAAAAAAAGSEPAELKLLSYNIRYIGAPGDEGDFAWDARKEASIRMIRDVRPDVIGFQEPRRQQVAYLVEQLPEYGHIEMGRDFGAKDDPGEHLMIMYLRERYELLDHGHYWLSETPDEVSQGWDGRCRRVTVWARLRDRATGREFCLFDTHLDHIGKTARLEGARLNVERMRSIAGKRTPQFIVGDMNATAGTPGGVCLEPYFKWLKSACEEAPLTDPRPTYHGFGKAKPLHIDHIFYRCAEPLRYQLLDSTGYGVQYLSDHYPIVCTFRF is encoded by the coding sequence ATGAAAAAACTGCTGTTTACGCTTCTGTTCTGCGCCGCGGCTGCCGCCGCAGCGGGCAGCGAACCCGCGGAGCTGAAACTGCTCTCCTACAACATCCGCTACATCGGCGCGCCGGGCGACGAAGGCGACTTCGCGTGGGACGCCCGCAAGGAGGCTTCGATCCGCATGATCCGCGACGTGCGGCCGGATGTCATCGGCTTTCAGGAACCCCGCCGCCAACAGGTCGCCTACCTCGTCGAACAGCTGCCCGAATACGGCCACATCGAAATGGGACGCGACTTCGGCGCCAAGGACGATCCCGGCGAGCATCTGATGATCATGTATCTCAGGGAGCGATACGAACTCCTCGACCACGGCCACTACTGGCTGAGCGAAACGCCGGACGAAGTGTCGCAGGGCTGGGACGGCCGCTGCCGCCGCGTGACGGTGTGGGCGCGCCTGCGCGACCGCGCCACGGGGCGCGAATTCTGCCTTTTCGATACGCACCTCGACCACATCGGCAAAACGGCCCGGCTCGAAGGCGCCCGGCTCAACGTCGAACGGATGCGAAGCATCGCCGGCAAACGCACGCCGCAGTTCATCGTCGGCGACATGAACGCCACGGCGGGCACGCCGGGCGGCGTATGTCTCGAACCCTATTTCAAATGGCTGAAATCGGCCTGCGAAGAGGCTCCCCTGACCGATCCCCGGCCGACCTATCACGGCTTCGGCAAGGCCAAACCGCTCCACATCGACCACATCTTCTACCGCTGCGCCGAACCGCTGCGCTACCAGCTGCTCGACAGCACGGGATACGGCGTGCAGTACCTCTCGGACCACTACCCGATCGTCTGCACGTTCCGCTTCTGA
- a CDS encoding BACON domain-containing protein codes for MKPKNKIYPLLRMLAVALTAALLGPGCQKDFKWNEPLAVTQNGLNLTSAAGSTRVTVYSTGRWKAEMAEGAWGEVSEVSGNGIGDFLFTYEANNGVSRRARILVSGEGEEQEIVLTQAGAVTEPTLALAETEFEFVRLPRERVQIGVTTNMTQALECILITATDVTDAENPAEAGWLKEIRLEKDAEENIVLVFGIDRNDGSSDRKAAIRLEIPDADGKILAQAEASVVQTTDNATVVFKDEETTVSVPGDQHNRSALLTANFDVDPAHFSFDIAYDPAGTQWITDVTFSESAVSFIVAENTGDQPRSASLKITYKDTDVECSSTLRLTQEVKQLSIADLRAMIPGAEGEVELTGEKMLSAVVISDAGNYNMETNPNLTDTSIDFSVNEKTAYIESLDGQYGLRIVTKLPADNILKRYSSVQLSINGLKLVKESNPERYTLTGFTKEHVLNQNAGTAADLPKKEKHISELTDADIYTYVTLKECEFMLNGGAYINVHDGYCYKTDLNTQGVLDPRFDCAVRGVIDSRGEKINMVLNTQVRWRRKGDGVPAGSGPISGIIVHTKLPRYGVKGDVGTYQIRPVEEADIAFSREESTRNYSTLVRWAWPGMTTNAGIKQHADGSIVPYLGEGRMFSSVSNKLNTSASVAGVSCTLDYNNLVYAKGISAPAVRYNGIWWNSSRNEGEWVAFNFSTEGVSGSCMKMILSAALGNLSAATIVAPLYWDVSYSLDGSTFTRFDTVPIRTLVYWAGPQWYVPGLYEVDFDLPSACFGQKDVTIRLQAASKVCGSTTGEDNGTTTKTYVYFRFGDVSVKYF; via the coding sequence ATGAAACCGAAAAACAAAATATATCCCCTGCTGCGCATGCTGGCCGTCGCGCTGACCGCCGCACTGCTCGGTCCGGGCTGTCAGAAGGACTTCAAATGGAACGAGCCGCTGGCCGTCACCCAAAACGGACTCAACCTCACCTCCGCGGCCGGTTCGACGCGCGTCACGGTCTACTCCACGGGGCGCTGGAAAGCCGAAATGGCCGAAGGCGCATGGGGCGAAGTGAGCGAGGTGTCGGGCAACGGCATCGGCGACTTCCTCTTTACGTACGAAGCCAACAACGGCGTATCGCGCCGCGCGCGCATCCTCGTCAGCGGCGAGGGCGAAGAGCAGGAGATCGTCCTCACGCAGGCCGGCGCGGTCACCGAACCGACGCTGGCGCTCGCCGAAACCGAATTCGAGTTCGTGCGTCTGCCGCGCGAACGCGTCCAGATCGGCGTTACGACCAACATGACGCAGGCGCTCGAATGTATCCTCATCACGGCAACCGACGTCACCGACGCGGAGAATCCCGCCGAAGCCGGCTGGCTGAAGGAGATCCGGCTCGAAAAAGACGCCGAGGAGAACATCGTGCTGGTCTTCGGAATCGACCGCAACGACGGCAGCAGCGACCGCAAGGCGGCGATCCGGCTCGAAATCCCCGATGCCGACGGCAAGATCCTCGCCCAAGCCGAAGCCTCCGTCGTCCAGACCACCGACAATGCGACGGTCGTTTTCAAGGACGAAGAGACGACCGTATCCGTTCCGGGCGACCAGCACAACCGCAGCGCACTGCTGACGGCCAACTTCGACGTCGATCCGGCGCACTTCTCCTTCGACATCGCGTACGACCCCGCAGGCACGCAGTGGATCACGGACGTGACCTTCAGCGAATCGGCCGTATCGTTCATCGTTGCCGAGAACACGGGCGACCAGCCCCGTTCGGCCAGTCTGAAGATCACCTACAAGGACACCGACGTGGAGTGCAGCTCGACGCTCCGGCTGACGCAGGAGGTCAAGCAGCTCTCGATCGCCGACCTGCGCGCCATGATCCCCGGAGCGGAAGGCGAAGTGGAGCTGACGGGCGAGAAGATGCTCTCGGCCGTAGTCATCAGCGACGCCGGCAACTACAACATGGAGACCAACCCCAACCTGACGGACACCTCGATCGACTTCTCGGTCAACGAGAAGACCGCCTACATCGAGAGCCTCGACGGTCAGTACGGCCTGCGCATCGTCACCAAACTTCCGGCCGACAACATCCTGAAACGCTACAGCTCGGTACAGCTCTCGATCAATGGGCTGAAGCTGGTCAAGGAGTCGAACCCCGAACGCTATACGCTCACGGGTTTCACCAAAGAACATGTCCTCAACCAGAACGCCGGAACGGCCGCCGACCTCCCGAAGAAGGAGAAGCACATTTCGGAGCTTACCGATGCCGACATCTACACCTATGTGACGCTCAAGGAGTGCGAATTCATGCTCAACGGCGGCGCCTACATCAATGTTCACGACGGCTACTGCTACAAGACCGACCTCAACACGCAGGGCGTGCTTGATCCGCGCTTCGACTGCGCCGTCCGCGGCGTGATCGACAGCCGCGGCGAGAAGATCAACATGGTGCTCAACACGCAGGTGCGCTGGCGCCGCAAGGGCGACGGCGTTCCGGCCGGCTCCGGCCCCATAAGCGGCATCATCGTCCACACCAAACTGCCGCGCTACGGCGTGAAGGGCGACGTGGGCACCTACCAGATCCGCCCGGTCGAGGAGGCCGACATCGCCTTCTCGCGCGAAGAAAGCACCCGCAACTACTCGACGCTCGTACGCTGGGCATGGCCCGGCATGACCACCAACGCCGGCATCAAGCAGCACGCGGACGGCAGCATTGTTCCCTATCTGGGCGAAGGCCGCATGTTCTCGTCGGTGAGCAACAAACTCAACACGTCGGCATCGGTGGCAGGCGTCTCCTGCACGCTCGACTACAACAATCTGGTCTATGCCAAGGGCATCAGCGCTCCGGCCGTGCGTTACAACGGTATCTGGTGGAACTCGTCGCGCAACGAGGGCGAATGGGTGGCCTTCAACTTCTCGACCGAGGGCGTCAGCGGCTCGTGCATGAAGATGATCCTCTCGGCCGCACTGGGCAACCTGAGCGCCGCCACGATCGTCGCTCCGCTCTACTGGGACGTCTCCTACTCGCTCGACGGCAGCACCTTCACCCGGTTCGACACCGTACCCATCCGCACGCTCGTCTATTGGGCCGGCCCGCAGTGGTACGTTCCGGGGCTTTACGAAGTTGACTTCGACCTGCCGTCGGCCTGCTTCGGACAGAAGGACGTCACCATCCGGCTGCAGGCCGCCAGCAAGGTGTGCGGCAGCACCACGGGCGAGGACAACGGCACGACGACGAAGACCTACGTCTATTTCCGCTTCGGCGACGTTTCGGTCAAATATTTCTAA
- a CDS encoding endonuclease/exonuclease/phosphatase family protein, producing MKRFLFSIALLFTALAGCSNHEGESTAPKSELNVMSYNIRYANASDKGDAAWDARKEASVAMIRDVKPDVIGMQEPRFSQAQYLIGELTEYEHYYLAPDDKDSQHRNAVWWRKDRFEMLAQGYFFLNEKDITQPIKGWGHNQFRTALWVKLRERSTGKEFFFFNTHLAHRASPVEGGDIDQVARTESVKLIVEQMKQIAGRYAPIFVTGDMNASYAAGDGRRTCLDGFFEFMWSARETAPDGEADDVYSYNNFGEGTPRFTWNIDHIFYRKVTPVRFRTINNDGYGVPYISDHFPILFTSEF from the coding sequence ATGAAACGATTCCTATTTTCGATAGCTCTGTTATTCACCGCTTTGGCCGGATGCTCCAACCACGAAGGCGAATCCACAGCCCCCAAAAGCGAACTCAACGTCATGAGCTACAACATCCGCTACGCCAATGCGAGCGACAAGGGCGACGCGGCGTGGGACGCCCGCAAGGAGGCTTCCGTCGCGATGATCCGCGACGTCAAGCCCGACGTGATCGGCATGCAGGAGCCTCGCTTCTCGCAGGCGCAGTATCTGATCGGCGAATTGACCGAGTACGAGCACTACTATCTGGCCCCCGATGACAAGGACTCGCAGCACCGCAATGCGGTCTGGTGGCGCAAAGACCGCTTCGAGATGCTCGCCCAAGGGTATTTCTTCCTCAACGAAAAGGACATCACCCAGCCGATCAAGGGCTGGGGGCACAACCAGTTCCGCACGGCGTTGTGGGTCAAACTGCGCGAGCGCAGCACCGGCAAGGAGTTTTTCTTCTTCAACACCCACCTCGCGCACCGCGCGTCGCCCGTCGAGGGCGGCGATATCGATCAGGTGGCGCGCACCGAGTCGGTGAAACTCATCGTCGAACAGATGAAGCAGATCGCGGGACGCTACGCTCCGATCTTCGTCACCGGCGACATGAACGCCTCCTACGCCGCGGGCGACGGCCGCCGCACCTGCCTCGACGGCTTCTTCGAATTCATGTGGTCGGCGCGCGAAACGGCGCCCGACGGCGAAGCCGACGACGTTTACAGCTACAACAACTTCGGCGAAGGCACTCCGCGCTTTACGTGGAACATCGACCACATCTTCTACCGCAAGGTGACGCCCGTCCGGTTCCGCACCATCAACAACGACGGCTACGGCGTTCCCTACATCTCGGACCACTTCCCGATTCTCTTCACGTCGGAATTCTGA
- a CDS encoding TonB-dependent receptor, which translates to MMSLGLRIICAFAALLACTRAAAGTPESGYPVNGRVIDRLTRRPVAYAAVVPVGQEQQGVSTDSAGHFTLRRVRPGIHRLSASSVGYKSVVTPEYIVSAATPFIEIELEEDATQLEAVTVVPSPFRATAESPVGLQVIGLREIEKSPGANRDVSRIVRSYPGVSFSPVGYRNDLIVRGGGPSENKFYMDGIEIPNINHFATQGATGGPVSIVNADLIREISFYTGAFPADRSGALSSVLDFRLRDGNPEKQTFKATLGASEVGLSGSGHIGGKTSYLFSLRQSYLQLLFKMIGLPFLPNYIDGQFKVKTRFSERDELTVLGLAGFDNMKLNLDEEGEDAEYLLSYLPRIRQETFTVGTSWRHYAGRHVQTVTLSHTYLNNRNLKYRDNDDSSEENLTLRLRSVEQKTTLRAENRSYLGRWTVREGAELSYSSYTNRTFQRLFTDETLLSDYRTRLGIVGWGLFAGADYASQDKRFTASLGLRADGNDYSPRMARLWHQLSPRASVGYRLGRGWSLSGSAGLYYQLPPYTALGFKEADAWVNKSLHYMRVGAFSAGVGWRLRDRLIVSVEGFYKLYGDIPLSVADGIPLSCKGNDYGVVGNEELRSSAEGRSYGVEAMARWQIPGKVNLVGSVTLFRSEYRRDSAAPYIVSAWDSRFVVNLSGTYDLPRSWSVGARLSAVGGTPYTPYDVGKSSLVEAWDAQGRPYYDYARYNDGRLDAFAQLDLRIDKTFYFRHCMLGLYIDLQNVTGSKLRQPDVLMSTGVVENPEAPAAEQRYRMKYIRQESGTLIPTLGITVEF; encoded by the coding sequence ATGATGTCTCTCGGATTACGAATCATATGTGCCTTCGCTGCCCTGCTTGCCTGCACGCGGGCGGCGGCCGGAACGCCGGAGAGCGGCTATCCCGTAAACGGCCGCGTCATCGACCGTCTGACGCGGCGCCCCGTGGCCTATGCGGCGGTCGTGCCGGTCGGGCAGGAGCAGCAGGGCGTCTCGACCGACTCCGCCGGACACTTTACGCTCCGGCGCGTACGGCCCGGCATTCACCGCCTGTCGGCTTCGTCGGTGGGCTACAAAAGCGTCGTTACGCCGGAATACATCGTGTCGGCGGCCACGCCCTTTATCGAGATCGAGCTGGAGGAGGACGCCACGCAGCTCGAAGCCGTGACCGTTGTGCCTTCGCCGTTCCGGGCCACGGCCGAAAGTCCCGTCGGATTGCAGGTGATCGGCCTGCGGGAGATCGAAAAGAGTCCCGGCGCCAACCGCGACGTATCGCGCATCGTGCGCTCCTATCCCGGCGTGTCGTTCTCGCCCGTGGGCTATCGCAACGACCTGATCGTGCGCGGCGGAGGTCCCTCGGAGAACAAATTCTACATGGACGGCATCGAGATCCCTAATATCAACCATTTCGCCACGCAGGGAGCCACGGGCGGTCCGGTGAGCATCGTCAATGCCGACCTGATCCGCGAGATCAGCTTCTATACCGGGGCTTTCCCGGCCGACCGTTCCGGGGCGCTGAGTTCCGTGCTGGATTTCCGGCTGCGGGACGGGAATCCCGAAAAGCAGACCTTCAAGGCGACGCTGGGAGCGTCGGAAGTCGGGCTGAGCGGCAGCGGACATATCGGCGGGAAAACCTCCTATCTCTTTTCGCTGCGGCAGTCCTACCTGCAATTGCTCTTCAAGATGATCGGCCTGCCGTTCCTGCCCAACTATATCGACGGACAGTTCAAGGTCAAGACGCGTTTTTCGGAGCGCGACGAACTGACGGTGCTGGGGCTGGCGGGCTTCGACAACATGAAACTCAACCTCGACGAGGAGGGCGAGGATGCCGAATACCTGCTGAGCTACCTGCCCCGGATTCGGCAGGAGACCTTTACCGTCGGCACGTCGTGGCGGCACTATGCGGGCCGTCACGTGCAGACCGTCACGCTGAGCCACACTTACCTGAACAACCGCAACCTCAAATACCGCGACAACGACGACTCTTCGGAGGAGAACCTCACCCTGCGGCTGCGCTCCGTGGAGCAGAAAACCACGCTGCGGGCTGAAAACCGCAGCTATCTGGGTCGCTGGACGGTGCGCGAAGGCGCGGAGCTGAGTTATTCGAGTTATACGAACCGCACGTTCCAGCGGCTTTTCACCGACGAGACGCTGCTGTCCGATTACCGGACCCGGCTGGGAATCGTCGGCTGGGGGCTTTTCGCCGGGGCGGATTACGCTTCGCAGGACAAGCGTTTCACGGCTTCGCTCGGCCTGCGCGCCGACGGGAACGACTACTCGCCGCGCATGGCCCGGCTCTGGCACCAGCTTTCGCCGCGGGCTTCGGTCGGCTATCGGCTCGGCAGGGGCTGGTCGCTGAGCGGAAGCGCGGGGCTTTATTACCAGCTGCCGCCCTATACGGCGCTCGGATTCAAGGAGGCGGATGCGTGGGTGAACAAATCCCTGCACTATATGCGCGTCGGGGCTTTCAGCGCAGGTGTCGGATGGCGGCTGCGCGACCGGCTGATCGTGTCGGTCGAGGGTTTTTACAAATTGTACGGGGATATTCCGCTTTCGGTCGCGGACGGGATTCCGCTCTCCTGCAAGGGCAACGATTACGGCGTGGTGGGCAACGAAGAGCTGCGCTCGTCGGCCGAGGGACGCTCCTACGGCGTCGAGGCGATGGCCCGCTGGCAGATTCCCGGCAAGGTCAATCTCGTGGGTTCGGTCACGCTGTTCCGCAGCGAATACCGCCGCGATTCAGCGGCTCCCTATATCGTTTCGGCGTGGGACAGCCGTTTCGTCGTGAACCTCAGCGGCACCTACGACCTGCCGCGCAGCTGGAGCGTCGGGGCGCGCCTGAGCGCCGTGGGCGGAACGCCCTATACGCCTTACGATGTCGGAAAATCGTCGCTGGTCGAGGCATGGGACGCGCAGGGGCGGCCTTATTACGACTATGCGCGCTATAACGACGGGCGGCTGGACGCCTTCGCCCAGCTGGACCTGCGCATCGACAAGACCTTCTATTTCCGGCACTGCATGCTGGGGCTTTATATCGACCTGCAGAACGTAACGGGCAGCAAGCTGCGCCAGCCCGACGTGCTGATGTCCACGGGCGTGGTGGAGAATCCCGAAGCGCCCGCCGCCGAACAGCGTTACCGCATGAAATACATCAGGCAGGAGAGCGGGACGCTGATCCCGACGCTGGGAATCACCGTCGAATTTTAA
- a CDS encoding TolC family protein: protein MKRLILTVLAAGAVGAAAAQECGEPMTLQRCLELGLEQNYDVRIIRNEQRISDNDATAANAGMLPSVDLTAGYSGALDNERTTPREGDAVIENGIYDQTFDAGVAVNWTLFDGFRIRTNYKRLQELQQMGALRTRITIEDFVATLTAEYYNYVQQTLRLSNFRYAVQLSRERLRITEERFKIGSFSRLDLLQARVDFNADSSKYMSQHELVTASRIRINELLANDDLNGRLSICDSLIEVNSTLEWDRLEAETRAANASLLLAGHDNTLAELDLKSIRSRFYPYLNLTAGYGYTYNRFGNGATQSRGTLGLNAGVKLGFTIFDGNRRREQRNARITIENTELTRQQLEQSLMANLSNFWQAYRNNLEVIQLETENLIAARENYEIAMERYLLGDLPGIEMREAQKSLLDAEERILTAQYNTKLCEISLQQISGNIGVYLQ, encoded by the coding sequence ATGAAACGACTGATTTTAACGGTTCTGGCCGCGGGGGCTGTCGGAGCGGCCGCGGCGCAGGAGTGCGGCGAGCCGATGACCCTGCAGCGGTGTCTGGAGCTCGGACTGGAGCAGAATTACGACGTCCGCATCATACGCAACGAGCAGCGCATTAGCGACAACGACGCGACGGCGGCCAACGCCGGGATGCTGCCGAGCGTCGATCTGACGGCCGGCTACAGCGGGGCGCTGGACAACGAGCGCACGACCCCGCGCGAGGGGGACGCCGTGATCGAAAACGGCATTTACGATCAGACCTTCGACGCCGGCGTTGCGGTGAACTGGACGCTTTTCGACGGATTCCGCATCCGCACCAACTACAAGCGGCTGCAGGAGTTGCAGCAGATGGGGGCGCTCAGAACCCGCATCACGATCGAGGATTTTGTCGCCACGCTTACGGCCGAGTATTACAATTATGTGCAGCAGACCCTGCGTCTGAGCAATTTCCGTTATGCGGTGCAGCTCTCGCGCGAGCGGCTGCGAATTACCGAAGAGCGGTTCAAGATCGGCAGCTTCTCGCGTCTCGACCTGTTGCAGGCGCGTGTGGATTTCAATGCCGACAGTTCGAAATACATGTCCCAGCACGAGCTGGTGACCGCATCGCGCATCCGCATCAACGAACTGCTGGCCAACGACGATCTCAACGGCAGGCTTTCGATCTGCGATTCGCTGATCGAGGTGAACAGCACACTCGAATGGGATCGTCTGGAGGCTGAAACGCGCGCTGCGAACGCTTCGCTGCTGCTGGCCGGGCACGACAACACGCTGGCCGAACTGGACCTGAAAAGCATCCGTTCGCGCTTCTACCCTTATCTGAACCTGACCGCCGGGTACGGATATACCTACAACCGGTTCGGCAACGGCGCCACTCAGTCGCGCGGTACGCTGGGGCTGAACGCCGGGGTGAAGCTGGGATTCACGATCTTCGACGGCAACCGCCGCCGCGAGCAGCGCAACGCCCGGATCACGATCGAAAACACCGAATTGACCCGTCAGCAGCTGGAGCAGTCGCTCATGGCGAATCTGTCTAATTTCTGGCAGGCCTACCGCAACAACCTCGAAGTGATCCAGCTCGAAACCGAGAACCTGATCGCCGCCCGCGAGAACTACGAAATCGCCATGGAGCGTTACCTGCTGGGCGATCTGCCCGGCATCGAGATGCGCGAGGCGCAGAAGAGCCTGCTCGACGCCGAGGAGCGCATCCTCACGGCGCAGTACAATACCAAGCTCTGCGAAATATCGCTGCAGCAGATCAGCGGAAACATCGGGGTCTATCTGCAGTGA
- a CDS encoding RagB/SusD family nutrient uptake outer membrane protein, whose product MKTKYILLILTAWLTASCSLQEDTEGFSTPGDFYKTKTQCQSAVNSCYIPLKNLYTYKMMIATEGVTDLMYIASGTQDAQLDISPSQPRFGADMWTYGYRGVMYCNMAVTGIENSTIDEKDRHSLVAEAKVLRAFYYYLLTSFFGDVPFYTDDVSDHEVLDRVAKLPRMSAEATRTALIEDLESCLGALPLIRTSEAAGNRAGAAMGHMLIAKLAMWNKDYDKALEAIAVLEQIYGDDLSVYPVSDIPFRMKNTPESIFEVQHTYTAGGLIYTSNVASICMPYPRNSDNVYSNVVIEELGDAATTWSPLRPNSFFYGNLMPEGGEDLRRDMQIITEWNGVKFTSGDAIVTRPFMGPKFWCPDLQAAYDSNNYKVFRYADAVLMAAECYCALLDKDKAMEYLNKVKRRAGIAEYTRFRTYPLLLNEIQNERGRELLGEFQRKFDMVRWGIWYERTAALSDYAKVKTSIQPCHEYYPIPDTEVIYSGGALDNNEYKKYGF is encoded by the coding sequence ATGAAAACAAAATACATCTTGCTGATTCTCACGGCGTGGCTCACGGCGTCGTGCTCACTGCAGGAGGACACCGAAGGGTTCTCGACCCCCGGCGACTTCTATAAGACCAAGACCCAGTGTCAGTCGGCGGTGAACTCGTGTTATATACCCCTGAAAAATCTCTACACCTACAAAATGATGATCGCCACCGAAGGCGTCACCGACCTGATGTATATCGCATCGGGAACGCAGGACGCGCAGCTCGACATCTCGCCGTCGCAGCCCCGCTTCGGCGCCGACATGTGGACCTACGGCTACCGCGGCGTCATGTACTGCAACATGGCCGTGACGGGCATCGAGAATTCGACGATCGACGAAAAGGACCGCCACAGCCTCGTGGCCGAAGCCAAGGTGCTGCGCGCGTTCTACTACTACCTGCTGACGAGCTTCTTCGGCGACGTGCCCTTCTACACGGACGACGTCTCCGACCACGAAGTGCTCGACCGCGTGGCCAAACTGCCGCGCATGTCGGCCGAGGCGACCCGCACCGCGCTGATCGAGGACCTCGAATCGTGTCTGGGCGCACTGCCCCTCATCCGCACGAGCGAGGCTGCGGGCAACCGCGCCGGAGCCGCCATGGGCCACATGCTCATCGCCAAACTCGCCATGTGGAACAAGGATTACGACAAGGCGCTCGAAGCCATCGCCGTGCTGGAACAGATCTACGGCGACGACCTCTCGGTCTACCCGGTTTCGGACATTCCGTTCCGGATGAAGAACACGCCCGAATCGATCTTCGAGGTGCAGCACACCTATACCGCCGGCGGCCTGATCTACACCTCCAACGTCGCCAGCATATGCATGCCCTATCCGCGCAACAGCGACAACGTCTACTCGAACGTGGTGATCGAGGAGCTGGGCGACGCCGCCACGACATGGTCGCCGCTGCGCCCCAACAGCTTCTTCTACGGCAACCTCATGCCCGAAGGCGGCGAAGACCTGCGGCGCGACATGCAGATAATCACCGAGTGGAACGGCGTGAAGTTCACTTCGGGCGACGCGATCGTCACCCGGCCGTTCATGGGTCCCAAATTCTGGTGCCCCGACCTTCAGGCCGCCTACGACTCGAACAACTACAAGGTCTTCCGCTATGCCGACGCCGTGCTGATGGCCGCCGAATGCTACTGCGCCCTGCTCGACAAGGACAAGGCCATGGAGTACCTCAACAAGGTCAAACGCCGCGCGGGCATCGCCGAATACACGCGGTTCCGCACCTATCCGCTGCTGCTCAACGAGATCCAGAACGAACGCGGCCGCGAGCTGCTGGGCGAATTCCAGCGCAAGTTCGACATGGTGCGCTGGGGCATCTGGTACGAACGCACGGCGGCGCTTTCGGACTATGCGAAGGTCAAGACCTCGATCCAGCCCTGCCACGAATACTACCCCATCCCCGACACGGAGGTGATCTATTCGGGCGGCGCTTTGGACAACAACGAATACAAGAAGTACGGATTCTAA